One window from the genome of Bacteroidales bacterium encodes:
- a CDS encoding T9SS type A sorting domain-containing protein: MKIFYFSVSLAILMFCVSMELFAQKEIKIMKSSFENLSLKITKPNFSFTTIKTNSGNFNRIDVEGMVSSLNIGQPLLPTYNRLIRIPENAKIDVNILNSSYTDYDLSKLTGNDFPILPTQPSISKKHIGEIPFEYDKQAYSVDKFINNDGVSTKIIGNLRNMRLALLCINMFDYNPKAGILRVYDEINISISFPEADYALTEKMNRKYGDFCFSSVEKSILNDNAFKKSKDLITQNPIKMIIVSHPMFKSTLQPFIEWKTKKGFIIDTAYTSNPAVGNTNTSIKNYIKSQYENATLENPAPTYILLVGDTAQVPTFKGITDNHVTDFYYAEFTNDVFADAYFGRFSANNISQLQPQIDKTLEYEQYLFPSEEWLDTVIIISGVDKNYAPTHGNGQANYAVNNYLNSSNNIFAHLHLYPESKNESEIIKNEIYKGASYINYTAHGFETGWHNPPFSISNIPSMNNEHKYPLMVGNACFTNKFDVDACFGEALLRADKKGAIGYVGASNYSYWDEDYYWAVGVRANITANPTYDANHLGAYDKTWHTHGEPQSEWFISQGQLILAGNTAVIESGSSLQEYYSEVYNLMGDPSLMVYMGKPKVQSVNYPGLLPLGQPYINITAEPYTYIGISKDGVWHGGGTTDSEGNLFLNIIPITSAGNADIVATKQFYKPFFGTVSVQTPTEAFVSLENYSISDIEGNNNNEIEVTENIYLNINLKNYGLQNAAGINATLSTENPYIEIINGSMSWGAINAGESKLIEKAFKIKINPPIKDQSIAKMKINIKDENNTEWNSEFNIKVSAPIINILGYKVNDIANGNSNNRLDVGETADLEIEVLNSGHADIANATSTLTNLSEYITVNNINYYLDTLKINSVKKAIFNVTVSENVEIGTYTEMDFIVDAMGYVNSKKIGIKIGPIYEDWESGNFDKFTWSDEGTTPWIIHSESKYEGNFSAKSGDISDGEKSILSLKMNVLQDDSLTFYKKVSCEENYGSYYYDFLSFSLNETTLSKWAGNIDWSKSSFYITSGVKTVQWIYQKDVSESLYEDAAWIDNIVFPPMVVINSSQELPAIENDLLIYPNPATNDFVTLSAPITSNNISITITNINGQIVYKNNFETNSGQMYIPIKVSDWKSGIYTVMIIGNNENFSKSFIISK, encoded by the coding sequence ATGAAAATTTTTTACTTCTCAGTGTCTCTGGCTATCTTGATGTTTTGTGTCTCAATGGAATTATTTGCTCAAAAAGAAATAAAAATAATGAAATCATCTTTTGAGAATTTAAGTTTAAAAATCACAAAACCTAATTTTTCTTTTACTACAATAAAAACAAATAGCGGAAATTTTAATCGCATTGATGTTGAAGGCATGGTTTCGTCATTAAATATTGGACAACCTCTATTGCCAACCTACAACCGCCTAATACGTATTCCTGAGAATGCAAAAATTGATGTAAATATTTTAAATTCGTCATATACAGATTATGATTTATCAAAACTTACTGGAAACGATTTCCCCATACTCCCGACACAACCTAGTATTTCAAAAAAGCATATAGGCGAAATTCCTTTTGAATACGACAAACAAGCATATTCTGTCGATAAATTTATTAACAATGACGGTGTATCAACAAAAATTATTGGTAATTTAAGAAACATGCGGCTTGCATTGCTTTGTATAAACATGTTTGATTACAATCCAAAAGCCGGAATTTTACGAGTTTATGACGAGATAAACATTTCTATTTCATTTCCTGAAGCCGATTATGCTCTAACTGAAAAGATGAATAGAAAATATGGTGATTTTTGTTTTTCTAGTGTCGAAAAATCAATTCTAAATGATAATGCTTTCAAAAAAAGCAAAGACTTAATTACTCAAAATCCTATAAAAATGATAATTGTTTCCCATCCAATGTTTAAAAGCACATTACAGCCGTTTATTGAATGGAAAACAAAAAAAGGATTTATTATAGATACAGCATACACCTCAAATCCTGCTGTTGGCAATACAAACACAAGCATTAAAAACTATATTAAATCACAATATGAAAACGCTACATTAGAAAATCCTGCTCCTACTTATATTTTACTTGTTGGTGATACAGCGCAGGTTCCAACATTCAAAGGAATCACAGATAACCACGTAACAGATTTTTATTATGCAGAATTTACTAACGATGTGTTTGCTGATGCGTATTTTGGAAGGTTTAGTGCAAATAATATTTCTCAATTACAACCACAAATTGATAAAACTCTTGAATACGAACAATATCTTTTCCCCAGCGAAGAATGGCTCGACACCGTAATAATTATTTCAGGAGTTGATAAAAATTATGCTCCAACACATGGAAATGGACAAGCTAATTACGCTGTTAATAATTATTTAAACTCTTCAAATAACATTTTTGCACATTTACATTTATATCCTGAAAGTAAAAATGAGTCTGAAATAATAAAAAATGAAATATATAAAGGAGCTTCTTACATTAATTACACAGCACACGGATTTGAAACCGGCTGGCATAATCCGCCTTTTTCCATTAGCAATATTCCAAGCATGAATAATGAACATAAATATCCTTTAATGGTTGGAAATGCTTGCTTTACTAATAAATTTGATGTAGATGCATGTTTTGGCGAAGCATTATTGCGAGCAGATAAAAAAGGAGCAATTGGTTATGTAGGTGCATCAAACTACTCTTATTGGGACGAAGACTATTATTGGGCTGTTGGCGTTAGAGCCAATATAACAGCAAATCCAACATACGATGCAAACCATTTAGGAGCCTACGACAAAACATGGCACACACATGGAGAGCCTCAAAGCGAGTGGTTTATTTCTCAAGGTCAATTAATATTAGCTGGAAACACTGCCGTTATTGAAAGTGGCAGCTCTCTACAAGAATATTATTCTGAAGTATATAACCTTATGGGCGACCCTTCTTTAATGGTTTACATGGGAAAGCCAAAAGTACAGTCCGTAAATTACCCAGGATTATTACCATTAGGGCAACCATATATTAACATTACTGCTGAACCATACACATATATTGGCATTAGCAAAGACGGAGTTTGGCATGGAGGTGGAACAACCGATTCAGAGGGAAATTTATTTCTAAACATTATTCCTATAACATCGGCTGGCAACGCAGATATTGTTGCAACCAAGCAATTTTACAAACCTTTTTTCGGAACAGTCTCTGTACAAACACCAACTGAAGCCTTTGTTTCACTAGAAAATTACAGCATTTCTGACATTGAAGGAAATAATAATAATGAAATAGAAGTAACTGAAAATATTTATTTAAATATCAATTTAAAAAACTATGGACTTCAAAATGCTGCTGGTATTAATGCTACATTATCTACTGAAAATCCTTATATTGAAATAATAAACGGTTCTATGTCTTGGGGAGCAATTAATGCTGGAGAATCTAAACTAATTGAAAAGGCTTTTAAAATCAAAATTAACCCACCTATAAAAGACCAGTCTATTGCAAAAATGAAAATTAATATTAAAGATGAAAACAACACAGAATGGAATTCTGAATTTAATATTAAAGTTTCAGCACCAATAATTAACATTTTAGGCTATAAAGTTAATGATATTGCTAATGGCAACAGCAACAACAGATTAGATGTAGGCGAAACTGCTGATTTAGAAATTGAAGTATTAAATAGTGGACACGCAGACATTGCAAATGCTACATCAACACTGACAAATCTTAGCGAATACATTACGGTGAATAATATAAATTATTATTTAGACACACTAAAAATAAATAGTGTAAAAAAAGCTATTTTTAATGTAACAGTTTCAGAAAATGTAGAGATTGGCACTTATACAGAAATGGACTTTATTGTAGATGCAATGGGCTATGTAAATTCTAAAAAAATTGGCATTAAAATAGGTCCAATTTATGAAGATTGGGAAAGCGGAAACTTTGATAAATTTACTTGGAGCGATGAAGGAACAACCCCTTGGATAATTCATTCTGAATCCAAATATGAAGGAAATTTCTCTGCTAAATCAGGAGACATAAGCGATGGGGAAAAATCAATACTTTCACTAAAAATGAATGTTCTACAAGATGATTCCTTAACTTTTTACAAAAAAGTTTCATGCGAAGAAAACTACGGCTCTTATTATTATGATTTTCTAAGTTTTTCATTAAATGAAACCACTCTGTCAAAATGGGCTGGCAACATAGATTGGTCTAAATCTAGTTTTTATATAACTTCCGGGGTTAAAACTGTTCAATGGATTTACCAAAAAGATGTTAGCGAATCTTTATACGAAGACGCTGCTTGGATTGACAATATAGTTTTCCCTCCAATGGTAGTAATTAATTCCTCCCAAGAACTGCCAGCAATTGAAAATGATTTACTAATTTACCCAAATCCTGCAACAAATGACTTTGTAACGCTATCTGCACCTATTACGTCAAACAACATATCAATTACAATTACAAATATTAATGGGCAAATTGTTTATAAAAACAACTTTGAAACAAACAGCGGGCAAATGTATATACCTATAAAAGTAAGTGATTGGAAATCAGGCATATACACCGTTATGATAATTGGCAACAATGAAAATTTCTCAAAATCTTTTATAATCTCAAAATAA